A genomic segment from Frateuria edaphi encodes:
- the mraZ gene encoding division/cell wall cluster transcriptional repressor MraZ gives MFQGETAITVDDKGRLAIPTAYRELVAGECANRLVVTYSPFEMGCLWIYPYAEWETVRDQVNALPMVKASHRNLQMKLVGAATVVEPDGASRILLPASQRGAAGIEKKAVLLGMGNKFELWSEQAHLAKIRQTLGEDDITDDMADLRL, from the coding sequence GTGTTCCAGGGCGAAACCGCCATCACCGTTGACGACAAGGGCCGACTGGCCATCCCGACTGCGTATCGGGAGCTGGTCGCGGGCGAGTGCGCCAATCGTCTGGTGGTCACCTACAGCCCGTTCGAAATGGGCTGCCTGTGGATCTACCCCTACGCCGAGTGGGAAACGGTGCGCGACCAGGTCAATGCGCTGCCGATGGTCAAGGCGTCCCACCGTAACCTGCAGATGAAGCTGGTGGGTGCGGCGACCGTGGTTGAGCCGGATGGCGCCTCGCGCATCCTGCTGCCGGCCAGCCAGCGTGGCGCCGCCGGCATCGAGAAGAAGGCGGTGCTGCTGGGCATGGGCAACAAGTTCGAGCTGTGGAGCGAACAGGCCCACCTGGCCAAGATCCGCCAGACCCTCGGCGAAGACGACATCACTGACGACATGGCGGACCTGCGCCTGTAA
- the rsmH gene encoding 16S rRNA (cytosine(1402)-N(4))-methyltransferase RsmH yields the protein MAELRHIPVMLGEAVEGLAVQAGGRYLDGTFGRGGHARAVLSRLGPDGRLLLMDRDPAAIAAAREAFAGDPRVSIRHGNFAELAEWDETAAGLDGVLLDLGVSSPQLDEAERGFSFMADAPLDMRMDTTQGESAAEFLARADEHEIADVLWTFGEERFSRKIARAIVARRAESPIARTGELAALIERTIGRREPGKHPATRSFQALRIRVNGELDAVQRGLDAALERLKVGGRLSVISFHSLEDRAVKQFIRDHSGRVQGSRRGPPVAARPARLAAVGKARFPSDEELAVNPRARSAVLRVAEKLA from the coding sequence GTGGCCGAGTTGCGGCACATCCCGGTGATGCTGGGCGAAGCGGTGGAGGGCCTAGCCGTGCAGGCAGGCGGGCGGTATCTGGATGGCACCTTCGGGCGCGGCGGTCACGCACGCGCGGTGCTGTCGCGCCTGGGGCCCGACGGCCGCCTGCTGCTGATGGACCGCGACCCCGCCGCGATCGCCGCGGCCCGCGAAGCGTTTGCCGGCGATCCACGCGTGTCGATCCGCCACGGCAACTTCGCCGAGCTCGCCGAATGGGACGAGACCGCCGCCGGCCTCGACGGCGTGTTGCTCGACCTCGGCGTCTCCTCGCCGCAGCTGGACGAAGCCGAGCGCGGCTTCAGCTTCATGGCCGATGCGCCGCTGGACATGCGCATGGACACTACCCAGGGCGAGAGCGCGGCGGAGTTCCTTGCCCGGGCCGACGAGCACGAGATCGCCGACGTGTTGTGGACCTTCGGCGAGGAGCGCTTCAGCCGCAAGATCGCCCGAGCCATCGTGGCGCGTCGTGCCGAGTCGCCGATCGCGCGCACCGGCGAACTGGCTGCGCTGATCGAGCGCACCATCGGTCGCCGCGAGCCGGGCAAGCACCCGGCCACGCGCAGCTTCCAGGCCCTGCGCATCCGCGTGAACGGCGAGCTCGATGCCGTGCAGCGCGGCCTTGATGCGGCGCTGGAGCGGCTCAAGGTCGGTGGGCGGCTTTCGGTGATCAGCTTCCACTCGCTGGAGGACCGCGCGGTCAAGCAGTTCATCCGCGACCACTCCGGCCGCGTGCAGGGCAGCCGGCGCGGCCCGCCGGTGGCTGCCAGGCCAGCCCGGCTGGCAGCGGTGGGCAAGGCGCGCTTCCCGTCCGACGAGGAGCTGGCGGTCAACCCACGGGCCCGCTCGGCGGTGCTTCGCGTGGCGGAGAAACTCGCATGA
- the ftsL gene encoding cell division protein FtsL — MRALGGVTLVILLLAVLASAIGVVWTRHESRVLFVDLTRLQNQRDELNVEYGRLELEQATWAEPRRIDEEARSKLGMVTPRPQDIQLVRR; from the coding sequence ATGAGGGCGCTCGGCGGCGTCACGCTCGTGATCCTGCTGCTGGCCGTGCTGGCCAGCGCAATCGGCGTGGTGTGGACGCGCCACGAGAGCCGCGTGCTGTTCGTCGACCTGACCCGCCTGCAGAACCAGCGCGACGAACTCAACGTCGAGTACGGTCGGCTCGAACTGGAGCAGGCGACCTGGGCCGAACCGCGACGCATCGATGAAGAGGCGCGCAGCAAGCTCGGCATGGTCACGCCCAGGCCGCAGGACATCCAGCTGGTGCGCCGATGA
- a CDS encoding peptidoglycan D,D-transpeptidase FtsI family protein: MSLRRPLPQPSAGRRRGAGPSVRKRMLLVVGVLSLASLGLVARAFDLQVMRKQFYQDQGDARFLREVKIPVSRGTIFDRNGEPLAVSTPVMSIWANPPQVLESADRIPDLAAALGVDAGELKERLAQRADREFVYLRRQMPPEAAEAVLDLDIPGINAQREYRRYYPSGEVTAHVLGFTNIDDHGQEGLELAFDDWLSGKPGAKRVIRDRMGHVVEDVEQVREPKPGKSLMLSIDRRIQFLAYNELKNALTEFDASSGSMVILDVPTGEVLAMVNLPTYNPNSLSGSKFSDRRNRAVTDLIEPGSTIKPVLMAAALSSGKYTPTSPLIDTTGGHWYFQGHDIHDTHNYGLLTPTGVITKSSNVGAARIAMTLDTALMYNTYRAFGFGNSTSSGFPGESSGLLRIGRDWRPLEQAIMGYGYGLNVTPLQLANAYATLGDHGVMHSPSFIKDADNEAKAIVSRQVADEIVRMMETVTAPGGTATTARIANYIVAGKTGTAHKAAAGGYSRNNYTAAFAGLVPASNPRLVGVVIIDDPQKRSYYGGMVSAPVFARVMEGALRLLDVPPDNIGRWYAGGPLMSPNGLAGSKPPVDPPIDDAPVEDEP; encoded by the coding sequence ATGAGCCTGCGCCGCCCGCTCCCGCAACCTTCCGCCGGCCGCCGCCGTGGCGCCGGCCCCAGCGTGCGCAAGCGCATGCTGCTGGTGGTCGGCGTGCTGTCGCTGGCCTCGCTGGGGCTGGTCGCACGCGCGTTCGACCTGCAGGTAATGCGCAAGCAGTTCTACCAGGACCAGGGCGACGCGCGTTTCCTGCGCGAAGTGAAGATCCCGGTGTCGCGCGGCACCATCTTCGATCGCAACGGCGAGCCGCTGGCGGTGTCCACCCCGGTGATGTCGATCTGGGCGAACCCGCCGCAGGTGCTGGAGAGCGCCGACCGCATTCCCGACCTGGCCGCCGCGCTCGGCGTGGACGCGGGCGAGCTCAAGGAGCGCCTGGCGCAGCGCGCCGACCGCGAGTTCGTCTACCTGCGCCGGCAGATGCCGCCGGAAGCAGCCGAAGCCGTGCTCGACCTGGACATCCCGGGCATCAATGCGCAGCGCGAGTACCGCCGTTACTACCCGTCGGGCGAAGTAACCGCGCACGTGCTCGGCTTCACCAACATCGACGACCATGGCCAGGAAGGGCTCGAGCTTGCCTTCGACGATTGGCTTTCCGGCAAGCCGGGCGCCAAGCGGGTCATCCGCGACCGCATGGGGCACGTGGTCGAGGATGTCGAGCAGGTGCGCGAGCCCAAGCCGGGCAAGAGCCTCATGCTCAGCATCGACCGGCGCATCCAGTTCCTGGCCTACAACGAGCTGAAGAACGCGCTGACCGAGTTCGATGCGTCCTCCGGGTCGATGGTGATCCTGGACGTGCCGACCGGCGAAGTGCTGGCGATGGTCAACCTGCCGACCTACAACCCCAACTCGTTGTCCGGCAGCAAGTTCTCCGACCGGCGCAACCGTGCCGTCACGGACCTGATCGAGCCCGGCTCGACGATCAAGCCGGTGCTCATGGCCGCGGCGCTCTCCAGCGGCAAGTACACGCCGACCAGCCCGCTGATCGACACCACCGGCGGCCACTGGTACTTCCAGGGTCACGACATCCACGACACGCACAACTACGGCCTGCTCACGCCCACCGGCGTGATCACCAAATCGAGCAACGTCGGCGCCGCGCGCATCGCCATGACGCTCGACACCGCGCTCATGTACAACACGTACCGCGCGTTCGGTTTCGGCAACAGCACCAGCAGCGGCTTTCCAGGCGAGTCCTCGGGCCTGCTGCGCATCGGTCGCGACTGGCGTCCGCTGGAACAGGCGATCATGGGCTACGGCTACGGCCTGAACGTGACGCCGCTGCAACTGGCCAATGCGTACGCCACGCTGGGCGACCACGGCGTCATGCATTCGCCCAGTTTCATCAAGGACGCCGACAACGAAGCCAAGGCGATCGTGTCGCGGCAGGTCGCCGACGAGATCGTGCGGATGATGGAAACGGTTACCGCCCCGGGCGGCACCGCCACCACCGCACGCATCGCCAATTACATCGTGGCCGGCAAGACCGGCACGGCGCACAAGGCCGCTGCCGGCGGCTATTCGCGCAACAACTACACCGCCGCCTTCGCCGGCCTGGTGCCGGCGAGCAACCCCCGGCTGGTCGGCGTAGTGATCATCGACGACCCGCAGAAGCGCAGTTACTACGGCGGCATGGTTTCAGCGCCGGTGTTCGCGCGCGTCATGGAAGGGGCGCTGCGCCTGCTCGACGTGCCGCCGGACAACATCGGGCGCTGGTACGCCGGCGGGCCGTTGATGAGCCCGAATGGCTTGGCCGGCAGCAAACCGCCGGTCGATCCGCCGATCGACGACGCACCTGTCGAGGACGAGCCGTGA
- a CDS encoding UDP-N-acetylmuramoyl-L-alanyl-D-glutamate--2,6-diaminopimelate ligase, protein MTTRLLADLLDGFADAGALGDLRICGLSLDSRQVRPGEAFIALSGTRTHGIAFAAEAVARGAALVLAEAPAVPGFTPGVPVLWIDDLHARLGEIAARFYDHPSRALRIVGVTGTNGKTSTVQLITQALSRLGCTAASIGTLGAGLYGALDEGERTTPDAISVQRLLARFRDRGATHVAMEVSSHALEQGRVGAVGFEVAAFTNLTRDHLDYHGTMEAYGAAKAKLFAWPGLKAAAINVDDAFGCALADRLPVGVRVLRTSIVGAADVGAQAIVTSAEGLAFQLITPWGAHAIRSALLGGFNVANLLAVVACLGALGEPFARIVEVIQTLTPVNGRMNRLGGDGRHPLVVVDYAHTPDALEQALTALRAHCAGRLICVFGCGGERDAGKRPQMGAIAERLADVAIVTDDNPRGEDGDAIVAQIRAGMRRPAAIERDRAAAIGTAIAQAGADDVVLIAGKGHETYQEGAAGKRPFDDLAVARAALAQPARENHA, encoded by the coding sequence GTGACCACGCGCCTCCTCGCTGATCTGCTCGATGGTTTCGCCGACGCGGGTGCGCTCGGCGATCTTCGTATTTGCGGACTGAGCCTGGACTCGCGCCAGGTGCGTCCCGGTGAAGCTTTCATCGCATTGTCCGGCACCCGCACGCATGGCATCGCCTTCGCCGCCGAGGCAGTGGCGCGCGGCGCCGCGCTGGTGCTCGCGGAGGCGCCGGCGGTCCCCGGCTTCACGCCCGGCGTGCCGGTGCTGTGGATCGACGACCTGCACGCGCGCCTGGGCGAGATCGCCGCGCGCTTCTACGACCACCCCTCGCGCGCGTTGCGCATCGTCGGCGTCACCGGCACCAACGGCAAGACCTCGACCGTGCAGCTCATTACCCAGGCCCTGTCGCGACTTGGCTGCACCGCCGCGAGCATCGGCACTCTCGGCGCCGGCCTGTATGGCGCGCTGGACGAAGGCGAGCGCACTACGCCGGATGCGATCAGCGTGCAGCGCCTGCTCGCACGGTTCCGCGACCGGGGTGCGACGCACGTGGCGATGGAGGTCTCCTCGCATGCCCTGGAGCAAGGCCGGGTGGGTGCGGTGGGTTTCGAGGTCGCGGCTTTCACCAACCTGACCCGCGACCATCTCGACTACCACGGCACGATGGAGGCCTACGGCGCCGCCAAGGCCAAGCTGTTCGCCTGGCCGGGTTTGAAGGCGGCCGCGATCAACGTGGACGACGCGTTCGGCTGCGCCCTGGCCGATCGCCTGCCGGTCGGCGTGCGCGTACTGCGCACCAGCATCGTGGGCGCCGCCGACGTCGGTGCCCAGGCCATCGTGACCTCCGCCGAGGGCCTGGCCTTCCAGCTCATTACGCCCTGGGGCGCGCATGCAATCCGCAGCGCGTTGCTCGGCGGCTTCAACGTGGCCAACCTGCTCGCCGTGGTGGCCTGCCTCGGGGCACTGGGCGAGCCGTTCGCACGCATCGTCGAGGTAATCCAGACGCTCACGCCGGTCAACGGCCGCATGAATCGCCTCGGCGGCGATGGCCGGCACCCGCTGGTAGTGGTCGACTACGCGCACACACCCGATGCGCTGGAGCAGGCGCTCACCGCGCTGCGTGCGCATTGCGCCGGCCGCCTCATTTGCGTCTTCGGCTGCGGCGGCGAGCGTGATGCGGGCAAGCGTCCGCAGATGGGCGCGATTGCCGAGCGCCTGGCCGACGTGGCGATCGTCACCGACGACAACCCGCGTGGCGAGGACGGCGACGCCATCGTGGCGCAGATCCGCGCCGGCATGCGGCGTCCGGCCGCGATCGAGCGCGACCGCGCCGCCGCGATCGGCACGGCCATCGCCCAGGCCGGCGCGGACGACGTCGTGCTGATCGCCGGCAAGGGTCACGAAACCTACCAGGAAGGTGCTGCCGGCAAGCGTCCGTTCGACGATCTCGCTGTCGCCCGCGCCGCCCTTGCGCAACCGGCCAGGGAGAACCACGCATGA
- a CDS encoding UDP-N-acetylmuramoyl-tripeptide--D-alanyl-D-alanine ligase, protein MMRLSEIAVWTHGRLLGADLQVDGVAIDTRRLQAGELFVAIKGERVDGHDFVREAALRGAAAALVTRRVDVDLPQVLVNDTQAALGDLASAVRAQRDVRVVGITGSNGKTTVKTLTASILSRHGRTHVNAGNYNNELGLPLTLLAMPADTEYAVLEMGAGKPGDIAYLAAIARPDIGLVNTIAPAHLERMRSLEGVAETKGALYQALPADGVAIINADDAFAGFFEGLAGSRATLHFGLDGHVDVGATILEQRVDGSRFLLRTPEGEAEVALPLAGRHNIANALAAASIALALDVPLATIVAGLQHVPGVAGRLRSEAMPGGWTLIDDSYNANPGSVAAAIDTLALATGERWLVLGDMAELGADARALHESIGARAKAAGIDRLFAVGPLSAGAAKAFGSGSEHHADKAALAASLARQLHAGVTCIVKGSRSAGMEQVVSLLKEQTHASGGPVDAA, encoded by the coding sequence ATGATGCGCCTCTCCGAAATCGCGGTATGGACACACGGGCGCCTGCTCGGCGCCGACCTCCAGGTGGATGGGGTGGCGATCGATACCCGCCGACTGCAGGCGGGTGAGCTGTTCGTGGCGATCAAGGGCGAGCGCGTCGACGGCCACGACTTCGTGCGCGAGGCCGCGCTGCGCGGTGCTGCCGCGGCGCTGGTCACGCGCCGCGTGGACGTCGACCTGCCGCAGGTGCTGGTCAACGACACCCAGGCTGCGCTCGGCGACCTCGCCAGCGCGGTGCGCGCACAGCGCGACGTGCGCGTGGTCGGCATCACCGGTTCCAACGGCAAGACGACGGTCAAGACGCTGACCGCCTCGATCCTTTCGCGCCACGGCCGCACACACGTCAACGCGGGCAACTACAACAACGAACTGGGACTGCCGCTGACGCTGCTGGCGATGCCCGCCGACACCGAATACGCGGTGCTCGAAATGGGCGCCGGCAAGCCCGGCGACATCGCCTACCTCGCCGCCATCGCGCGGCCCGATATCGGCCTCGTCAACACCATCGCGCCGGCGCACCTTGAGCGGATGCGCAGTCTGGAGGGCGTGGCCGAAACCAAGGGCGCGCTATACCAGGCGCTTCCGGCCGACGGCGTGGCGATCATCAATGCCGACGATGCCTTCGCCGGCTTCTTCGAAGGCCTGGCCGGTTCGCGCGCGACGCTGCATTTCGGCCTGGACGGCCACGTCGACGTGGGCGCGACCATCCTGGAGCAGCGCGTGGACGGTTCGCGCTTCCTGCTGCGCACGCCCGAGGGCGAGGCCGAGGTGGCGCTGCCGCTGGCCGGGCGCCACAACATCGCCAATGCGCTGGCGGCCGCCTCGATCGCGCTGGCGCTGGACGTGCCGCTGGCGACCATCGTCGCCGGCCTGCAGCACGTGCCTGGCGTGGCTGGGCGGCTGCGCAGCGAGGCGATGCCGGGTGGCTGGACGTTGATCGACGACAGTTACAACGCCAACCCCGGCTCCGTGGCCGCGGCGATCGACACGCTGGCGCTGGCCACCGGCGAGCGCTGGCTGGTGCTCGGCGACATGGCCGAGCTCGGCGCCGACGCGCGCGCGCTGCACGAAAGCATCGGCGCGCGCGCGAAGGCGGCTGGCATCGACCGGCTGTTCGCGGTCGGGCCGCTGAGCGCAGGCGCGGCCAAGGCCTTCGGCAGCGGCAGCGAACACCACGCCGACAAGGCCGCGCTGGCCGCGTCGCTGGCACGCCAGCTGCACGCGGGCGTGACCTGCATCGTCAAGGGTTCACGCTCGGCCGGCATGGAGCAGGTCGTGTCCTTACTCAAAGAACAAACCCACGCCTCCGGAGGCCCTGTCGATGCTGCTTGA
- the mraY gene encoding phospho-N-acetylmuramoyl-pentapeptide-transferase, whose product MLLELADWMARHFTALHLFQYITFRTIMAALTALAMSLLLGPGLIMRLAALKAGQVVRSDGPQTHLVKAGTPTMGGVMILLAIAIATLLWADLHNRYVWIVLAVLIAFGVIGFYDDYKKLVLKDSRGLASRWKYFWQSVFGLAAALFLFKTAQLPAETALYVPLFKQVALPLGVLFVVVAYFMVVGFSNAVNLTDGLDGLAIMPSVLVSGALGVFAYLAGNKVFSEYLGIPSIPGAGELSIFCGALAGAGLGFLWFNTYPAQVFMGDVGALAIGAALACVAVIVRQEIVLIVMGGVFVLETVSVMLQVASFKLTGKRIFRMAPIHHHFELKGWPEPRVIVRFWIISVVLVLIGLATLKVR is encoded by the coding sequence ATGCTGCTTGAGCTGGCCGACTGGATGGCACGGCACTTCACCGCCCTGCACCTTTTCCAGTACATCACCTTCCGCACGATCATGGCCGCGCTCACCGCGCTGGCGATGTCGCTGCTGCTGGGTCCGGGCCTGATCATGCGGCTGGCCGCCCTCAAGGCCGGGCAGGTGGTGCGCAGCGACGGCCCGCAGACGCACCTGGTCAAGGCCGGCACGCCGACGATGGGCGGTGTGATGATCCTGCTGGCGATCGCGATCGCTACGCTGTTGTGGGCCGACCTGCACAACCGCTACGTGTGGATCGTGTTGGCCGTACTGATCGCCTTCGGCGTGATCGGCTTCTATGACGACTACAAGAAACTGGTGCTCAAGGACAGCCGCGGGCTGGCCTCGCGCTGGAAATATTTCTGGCAGTCGGTGTTCGGGCTGGCGGCGGCGCTGTTCCTCTTCAAGACGGCCCAGCTCCCGGCCGAGACCGCGCTGTACGTGCCGCTGTTCAAGCAGGTGGCATTGCCGCTGGGCGTGCTGTTCGTGGTGGTCGCCTACTTCATGGTGGTCGGCTTCTCCAATGCGGTGAACCTCACCGACGGCCTGGATGGCCTGGCGATCATGCCCTCGGTGCTGGTGTCCGGGGCGCTCGGCGTGTTCGCCTACCTCGCCGGCAACAAGGTGTTCTCCGAATACCTGGGCATCCCCTCGATTCCCGGCGCGGGCGAGCTCTCCATTTTTTGCGGGGCTTTGGCCGGCGCGGGCCTGGGTTTCCTCTGGTTCAACACCTATCCGGCGCAGGTCTTCATGGGCGACGTCGGCGCGCTGGCCATCGGTGCGGCGCTGGCCTGCGTGGCGGTGATCGTGCGCCAGGAAATCGTGCTGATCGTGATGGGCGGCGTGTTCGTGCTGGAGACGGTGTCGGTGATGTTGCAGGTGGCGAGTTTCAAGCTCACCGGCAAGCGCATCTTCCGCATGGCGCCGATCCACCATCACTTCGAGCTCAAGGGCTGGCCCGAGCCGCGGGTGATCGTGCGCTTCTGGATCATCAGCGTCGTGCTGGTGCTGATCGGCCTTGCCACGTTGAAGGTGCGCTGA
- the ftsW gene encoding putative lipid II flippase FtsW yields MFGFGTSQAIKRNGPRGSFDLPLLVALVGLASMGVVMVTSSSIAVADSQHIGAFYYLKKHLFYLALGLGLAGIAMRTELKQVEKYAFPLLLVGGVMLLAVFVPHLGMRINGARRWLNFIVLSFQPVEAVKLILVVYVASFLVRHRESVETKFWGLLRPIIVAGVIVLLLLAQPDFGSATLVIAVTIGMVWLGGARPLYLFLMGLPLMPALVVAATSESYRMKRLTSFMDPWKDPFNDGFQLTQSLMAIGRGEWTGVGLGSSVLKLSYLPEAHTDFILAVIGEELGLAGIALVIGLFATAVGRGLYLGLKGVEVGQRFAGYVAFGISLMLGLQAMVSIGVNLGALPTKGLTLPLISSGGSSVLMTCAMAGVLLRATFEINRALDARQMATRMPAMAVADANAAVAPPREREAVAA; encoded by the coding sequence ATGTTCGGCTTCGGTACCAGCCAGGCGATCAAGCGGAACGGGCCGCGCGGCAGCTTCGACCTGCCGTTGCTGGTCGCGCTCGTCGGGCTGGCCAGCATGGGCGTGGTCATGGTCACCTCCAGCTCGATCGCGGTGGCCGACAGCCAGCACATCGGTGCGTTCTATTACCTGAAGAAGCACCTGTTCTATCTGGCGCTCGGACTGGGGCTTGCCGGCATCGCGATGCGCACCGAGCTGAAGCAGGTGGAGAAGTACGCCTTCCCGCTGCTGCTGGTCGGCGGCGTCATGCTGCTGGCGGTGTTCGTGCCGCACCTGGGCATGCGCATCAACGGCGCGCGGCGCTGGCTCAACTTCATCGTGCTCAGTTTTCAGCCAGTCGAGGCGGTGAAGCTGATCCTGGTCGTCTACGTGGCGAGCTTCCTGGTGCGCCACCGCGAGAGCGTCGAAACGAAGTTCTGGGGCCTGCTGCGACCGATCATCGTGGCCGGCGTCATCGTGTTGCTGCTGCTAGCTCAGCCGGACTTCGGCTCGGCCACGCTGGTGATCGCGGTCACCATCGGCATGGTCTGGCTGGGCGGCGCGCGACCGCTGTACCTGTTCCTGATGGGCCTGCCGCTGATGCCGGCGCTCGTCGTCGCGGCGACCAGCGAGAGCTACCGCATGAAGCGGCTGACCTCGTTCATGGACCCGTGGAAGGACCCGTTCAACGATGGTTTCCAGTTGACCCAGTCGCTGATGGCGATCGGCCGTGGCGAATGGACCGGCGTGGGCCTGGGATCGAGCGTGCTCAAGCTTTCCTACCTGCCCGAGGCGCACACCGACTTCATCCTGGCAGTGATCGGCGAGGAACTCGGCCTGGCGGGCATCGCGCTGGTGATCGGGCTGTTCGCCACCGCGGTCGGGCGCGGTCTGTATCTCGGCCTCAAGGGCGTGGAAGTAGGCCAGCGCTTCGCCGGCTACGTGGCCTTCGGCATCTCGCTGATGCTGGGCTTGCAGGCGATGGTGTCGATCGGAGTGAACCTCGGCGCGCTGCCGACCAAGGGTCTGACCCTGCCGCTGATCAGCTCGGGCGGCTCGTCGGTGCTGATGACCTGCGCCATGGCCGGCGTGCTGCTGCGCGCCACCTTCGAGATCAACCGCGCGCTGGACGCGCGGCAGATGGCCACGCGCATGCCTGCGATGGCCGTGGCGGACGCGAACGCCGCGGTGGCACCGCCGCGCGAGCGCGAGGCGGTGGCCGCATGA
- the murG gene encoding undecaprenyldiphospho-muramoylpentapeptide beta-N-acetylglucosaminyltransferase: MSADRPVLIMAGGTGGHIFPGLAVADVLRAQGIPVAWLGAAGGMETRVVPAHGIELHTVAVGGLRGKGLKTRLLAPLMLARALFASLRVLRRVRPRSVLSMGGYVAGPGGVAARITATPLLVHEQNRVAGYTNRKLAGFARRVLAGFADALPNGEWVGNPVRASIAALPPPAERFATRSGRSQLLVLGGSLGARALNLALPQALALIPIDQRPVVRHQCGSRGLDEARAAYAQAGVEADVVPFIEDMAAAYGWADLAVCRAGALTIAELTAAGLGAVLVPFPYAVDDHQTGNAQALVEAGAAELIQERDLDVEKLAQRLAALLADRRQLTAMAEAARTQAKPDAAATIARACLEVAA, from the coding sequence ATGAGCGCGGACCGTCCCGTGCTGATCATGGCCGGGGGAACCGGCGGCCACATTTTTCCGGGCCTGGCCGTGGCCGACGTGCTGCGCGCGCAGGGCATCCCGGTGGCCTGGCTGGGCGCGGCCGGCGGGATGGAGACGCGCGTGGTGCCGGCCCACGGCATCGAGTTGCACACCGTCGCGGTCGGCGGCCTGCGCGGCAAGGGCTTGAAGACCCGACTGCTGGCACCCCTGATGCTGGCGCGCGCTCTGTTCGCCTCTCTTCGCGTGTTGCGTCGGGTACGCCCGCGCAGTGTGTTGTCGATGGGTGGCTACGTCGCCGGTCCCGGCGGGGTGGCGGCGCGGATCACCGCAACGCCGCTGCTGGTCCACGAGCAGAACCGCGTTGCGGGCTACACCAACCGCAAGCTCGCCGGTTTCGCGAGGCGCGTGCTGGCTGGTTTCGCCGATGCGCTCCCGAACGGCGAATGGGTAGGTAACCCGGTGCGCGCCAGTATCGCGGCACTGCCGCCGCCGGCGGAGCGTTTCGCCACACGCAGCGGCCGATCGCAATTGCTGGTGCTGGGCGGCAGTCTCGGCGCGCGTGCGCTCAACCTCGCGTTGCCGCAGGCGCTGGCTCTGATCCCCATCGACCAGCGCCCGGTCGTGCGCCACCAGTGCGGAAGCCGCGGGCTCGACGAGGCGCGCGCGGCTTATGCACAGGCGGGAGTCGAGGCCGACGTGGTGCCATTCATCGAAGACATGGCCGCCGCCTACGGCTGGGCCGACCTCGCCGTGTGCCGTGCCGGCGCGCTGACGATCGCCGAGCTTACCGCCGCGGGCCTGGGCGCCGTGCTGGTGCCTTTCCCCTATGCGGTCGACGACCACCAGACCGGCAACGCGCAGGCGCTGGTGGAAGCGGGCGCCGCCGAATTGATCCAGGAACGTGATTTGGACGTAGAGAAACTGGCGCAGCGCCTTGCCGCGCTGCTCGCCGACCGCCGCCAGCTGACCGCGATGGCGGAAGCTGCGCGCACGCAAGCCAAGCCCGACGCGGCCGCAACGATTGCCCGCGCTTGCCTGGAGGTGGCCGCATGA